From the genome of Bradyrhizobium sp. ORS 278:
GATGCCGCCGCGACATCGCTGCGTGACCGTGCGACAATGATCGCTCCCCGCTTGTTTGTCCTCGAGCTCAACGCAGGCAAGATTCATGCGATGAACGTCGACGGATCAGGCCGCGAGACGATCGTCACAGACTGTCGCCTTCCGGACGGAATCACCCTCGACCTGGATGCGGGCCACATCTACTGGACCAACATGGGCGTTCCGAACCTCGATGACGGGTCGATCGAACGCGCCGACCTGGACGGCGGAAACCGCACCGTCATCGTGCCGCAGGGTCATACGCACACGCCGAAGCAGATCATCCTGCATCAGCGCGACCGCAAACTCTACTGGTGTGATCGCGAGGGCATGAAGGTCATGCGCGCCAACACGGATGGTTCAGCGATCGAAACGCTGGTGGACCGAGGTTCGGCCGAGCTGGACCACCCCGATGCGACGCGATGGTGCGTCGGCATCGCGATCGACGACAAGATCAATCAGCTGTATTGGACGCAAAAGGGCCCGGAGAACGCCGGTCTCGGCGCCATCTACCGGGCAGGTCTGGACATCCCTGTCGGCGAGAGCGCGTCGGCACGGTCAGACATCGAAGTGTTCTTCGACGGACTGTCCGAGCCGATCGACCTGGAAATCGATCACGAGCGTCGTCTGCTCTATTGGACGGACCGTGGAGAGGCCCCGCGCGGCAACACCGTGAGCCGCGCCTCGATCGACAGCAGGCCCGATGAACCGGAAATCGTGGTGCGCCACCTGAATGAAGGCATCGGCCTCGCGCTCGATCTGCCGAATGACCGCATGTTCGTCACGGATTTCGCCGGCTCCCTGTATGTCGCGAAGCTCGACGGCTCCGACCTGCAAAGCCTGCTGTTCGGTCAAGGCAACCTCACCGGCATCGCCTACGCCGAGATCGTTCGAAAGATCTGACACCGCGCGAGGATGCGATCGGCCGGAGATCGCAAGCTGGCTTGACGCAAGAGCGTTCGCGCAGCCGATCACGCCCTTGAAGATCTGGCCGGAGCCGCACAGTCGGGCGGCCTGATCGAGAGCTTAGAGCTCTGCCTTCTCAATTGATGCCGTGCGTCATGGAATCGGACACGGTCCTGAGCTGGACCGGTTCGCGTCGTCCGACAAGGCACCCTCCGTCAGCTTGCATGACACGGCACGATGTCCTGCGGCTTACGATTTTACGGCTGCCAGCCCTTTGCCTTGGCGACACAACCTCCGGTAACGTCGGGGTGTCATTCTGTGGGCTGGCTCATACATCGCTTCGCCGCAGATCACTACGTTGCCTGGGGGCGGAAACCTGCAGCGGCAGGACGCCCTCCTGTTCGACTGGGCTCCAACGGCAACAGTCTGTGCGCGCGAGTGGGAGGGGACAATGACCGATGCGGCTGATCTCGACGTGCAGGGCTGCGCCCGCATTCTGCTGACCTCCTCGCGGGATTGGCAGGCTGCCGACGGCAGGCCCGCGACGCTCGCCAATGTCCGCGCTGCACTTGCCCGGCTGATCTACGCGCTCGGCGGAGAGGGCTTTCCGGAGGCCGCGTCCAACACAGTCGTGCGGAGCAATCCCGAGATCTGGAGCGCCTGCTTCGCAGCCGCACAGGAGGCTCGCGCCGCCGATGGCAAACCGCTGCCACCCGAAGGCCGCTATGCCGTGCTGTGGTCACCCGATCCAGACGCGGACGGCAAGCTTGCGTCCGGGCTGCCCATCAACTGGCCCTATCAGCCGACGTCACACGTCGCCCGCATCTTTGGTCCGGTCATCGACGGCGACAACAGGCCGAAGCACCTGTTCATGTTCGACGCCGTCGACGAGAACGCCGGCATCGACGTCGATATACGCCCTGCTCCGGGCCTGTGGCCGAAGCCCGTGGCACCCGTGCCGGCGGCTTCTGCACTGCCCACCGGCGATGTCATTACCGCTGCGATGCCCTCGCAGCGGCGGCTGGGGATGGCAACGATCATGTTCGGCATATGGGTCGTCAGCTGTCTCTATGTCGGCGCCTGGCAGTGGATCCAAGGCGACATCGCCACACGCAGTTGGGCCGCGTTCCAGAGGACGGTCGCGGCGGCCCCGGACGGAGATGATCTGAGGAAGTGCACCCAGCTCAACGCCGAGAAGAAGCTGACCTGGCTGCCGGCCTGCGACAGGGCCTGGAATGCCGCCCGTGCCGAGCAGAAGCTCAACGACAGCACGAAGTCCAACAGCATCTATGACACCGTCTACAGGCACTTCTGGACGGACGCCCAGTCCTCGCTGCTGCGCCCGTTCATCTGGACGCTGGTGGCGACCTGCTTCCTGATCGTCGCATGCGGCCTCGGCTCGGAGCGCGGCGTGTGGTTTGGGGCGCTGATAGATCCTCGCACCAACCGCTTCAGCCTATCCCGGATGCAGCAGACGACCTGGACCACCGTGCTATTGGGTGCCCTGTTCGTGACGTCCGGACTCAACGCCATCCTGGTGCCGTCAACCCTCGATGCATCGCTCGAGTTCATCCCCGCTATGGCCGGTGCGTTGTGGGCCGCGCTCGGAATCAATCTGGTCGCAAGTCCCTATCTCAGCGCACTCATCCGCGATGCCAAGGACCCGCCCCGTGTCGGGCAGAAGGCCGCGGACCCCTCGCTCGTCAAAAGCCTGGTGACGCCGGCCACGCTGAACAGCAACGAGTCGCCGAAGCAGGCGAGCTGGCTCGATCTCGTCACCGGCGAAACCGAGGGAACCGAAAAGGACGTCGATATCAGCCGGCTGCAGCACCTGATCATCTCGGGCCTGCTGATCGCGGTCTATCTGCTCCAGCTCGGCAAGCTGTTGCGCTCGGTCAGCGCCGAGATGATCGCCACCGCCTTCGTCAGCAACAAGATGCCGTTCACCGATCTTCCTTACGTCGGCGAGACCTTCCTCGGACTGCTGCTGCTCAGCCATGGCGGCTATCTGGTGTTCAAGGCGCGCCAGAGCAACGATGCCGCGAGCGCCAGCCAGACGCCGAAATAAGGCCGGTCGGGTTCAACCCGGCCGCGACCGTTCGCTCGCCATCAACAATCCGGCGATCGCCTCTGCGATCGGCTGGTGCGTCGCCGCTTCGTAATATGAGAAGGCGGGCGACGGGTTGACTTCGAAGCAATACCACTCACCCCGCGGGGTACGGCGCAGATCGATGCCGGCGACAGGCAGTTGCAGGGCGTGCGCCAGCTTGTGACATCGCTCGGCGCAATCATTTGGAAGAGCAAATGCGCGCAGCTCGGTCGCTATTCCCTGCCGCTCGCCATAACGATAGTCATCGGCCTCTGAGTGGATCTCGGTGGCGAAGATCTCGTCACCGACGACATGGACGCGAACGTCGCGTCCGGGAACATATTGCTGGAACTGGGTCGGGCACCACCGGATGTCCTCAAGCCGCTCCGCGTGATCTTTCGTCAGACGCGACACGATGCTGCGAACGGCGCTGGTCGACTTGTAGATGATCTCGCCATGCTTGTCCCAGAACGCGCGCACCGCAGCGACGTCGGTCGTGACCAGCGT
Proteins encoded in this window:
- a CDS encoding RimK family alpha-L-glutamate ligase, producing MILLWGHAQDGPLALVRDALEERGAPVFFLDQQRAGETEFAIEVDATVNGNIRIAGEVCALHDVAAVYVRCESGGRPAADQDDELWRHAVTVDELMMTWLAITDARVINPFAATASNGSKPYQSMLIAGSGFAVPETLVTTDVAAVRAFWDKHGEIIYKSTSAVRSIVSRLTKDHAERLEDIRWCPTQFQQYVPGRDVRVHVVGDEIFATEIHSEADDYRYGERQGIATELRAFALPNDCAERCHKLAHALQLPVAGIDLRRTPRGEWYCFEVNPSPAFSYYEAATHQPIAEAIAGLLMASERSRPG